Proteins from one Sabethes cyaneus chromosome 2, idSabCyanKW18_F2, whole genome shotgun sequence genomic window:
- the LOC128735392 gene encoding probable cytochrome P450 9f2 yields the protein MEVELAYVVSILVVLGFVYRWLNKNQDYFRDKPIPALPIAPILGSTGSLLLKQVSLPDFIKPLYDKYTGSKVVGLFDTNIPMYVLRDPELIKKIGVKDFDHFMDHRPLFGKNHADNSEMMFPKTLFALNDQKWRSMRATLSPAFTGSKMRQMFDLVRECCESMAKFYRDEIGTKPGQEYEMKDVFSRFTNDVIATTAFGIKVDSSKHRDNEFYAQGKKMMKFDRLSVALRILGYRLIPSLIGPFGLDIIDHEQRNYFSSLIKEAVKARETQKIVRPDMINLLIQARKGLLQHQKESEQNEGFATVEESDVGKVRVSQQMTENEMIAQCLIFFLAGFDTVSTCLTFLMYELTLNRDVQDKLYEEIMETHQSLDGKPLSYDTLQKMKYMDMVVSEGLRIWPPVAAMDRLCVRDYVLEDGEGLRFTIDKGAGIWLPIHGLHHDPKYYPSPEKFLPERFSDENKSNINLGAYLPFGIGPRNCIGSRFALMEVKAIVYHMLKSFTFERTRNTEVPLTLTKGFSGTLAENGVFVEFRPRILNASA from the exons ATGGAAGTGGAACTTGCGTACGTGGTTTCGATCCTCGTGGTACTTGGTTTCGTGTACCGATGGTTGAACAAAAATCAAGATTATTTCCGCGACAAACCGATTCCGGCGCTTCCGATTGCACCGATCCTCGGTAGCACCGGATCCCTGCTGCTCAAGCAGGTTTCGTTACCCGACTTCATCAAGCCCCTTTACGATAAATATACGGGATCAAA AGTTGTTGGTTTGTTCGACACCAATATTCCGATGTACGTGCTACGGGATCCGgagttgattaaaaaaatcggaGTGAAGGATTTTGACCACTTCATGGACCATCGACCGTTGTTCGGCAAAAACCATGCCGATAATTCCGAAATGATGTTCCCGAAAACGTTGTTTGCGTTGAACGATCAGAAGTGGAGGAGCATGCGGGCGACACTGAGCCCAGCCTTTACGGGGTCAAAAATGCGTCAAATGTTCGATTTGGTTCGGGAGTGTTGTGAAAGTATGGCCAAATTTTATCGGGACGAGATTGGCACAAAGCCAGGGCAAGAGTATGAGATGAAGGATGTGTTTTCCCGATTTACGAATGATGTGATTGCCACCACTGCATTCGGCATTAAGGTGGATTCCTCGAAACACCGCGAcaacgaattctacgcgcagggAAAGAAAATGATGAAATTTGATCGCCTATCGGTGGCACTGCGCATTCTCGGGTACAGACTGATTCCGTCACTGATTGGTCCTTTTGGGTTGGACATTATCGATCATGAGCAGAGGAATTATTTTTCTTCGCTTATTAAGGAAGCCGTGAAGGCACGTGAAACTCAGAAAATCGTTCGACCTGATATGATTAATCTGCTGATACAAGCTAGAAAGGGATTACTTCAACATCAGAAGGAATCCGAACAGAATGAAGGATTTGCTACGGTTGAAGAATCGGATGTGGGAAAAGTGCGTGTCTCGCAACAAATGACAGAAAATGAGATGATAGCTCAATGTTTGATCTTCTTCCTGGCTGGGTTTGATACGGTGTCAACCTGTTTAACATTCCTGATGTACGAGCTAACTCTAAATAGAGATGTTCAAGATAAACTGTATGAGGAAATCATGGAGACGCATCAATCCTTGGATGGAAAGCCTCTAAGCTATGATACTTTACAGAAGATGAAGTACATGGATATGGTTGTGTCCGAAGGGCTTCGGATCTGGCCTCCGGTGGCGGCAATGGACCGGTTGTGCGTTCGAGACTACGTGTTGGAAGATGGTGAAGGATTGAGGTTTACCATCGACAAGGGTGCTGGAATTTGGCTTCCAATCCATGGTCTGCATCATGATCCGAAGTACTATCCATCGCCGGAGAAGTTCCTGCCGGAACGGTTCAGTGATGAGAACAAGTCAAACATCAACCTTGGCGCTTATTTACCGTTCGGAATTGGACCACGGAACTGTATCGGATCGAGATTCGCTCTGATGGAAGTGAAAGCAATAGTGTACCACATGTTGAAGAGCTTTACCTTCGAAAGAACTCGCAACACGGAAGTACCTTTAACTCTCACAAAAGGATTCTCCGGAACGTTGGCCGAGAACGGTGTTTTTGTTGAATTTAGACCGCGGATTTTGAATGCAAGTGCTTAA